The proteins below come from a single Gossypium raimondii isolate GPD5lz chromosome 2, ASM2569854v1, whole genome shotgun sequence genomic window:
- the LOC105788607 gene encoding pentatricopeptide repeat-containing protein At5g62370 isoform X2 — MTNKRVLSRHLFFKSRRAVTTSAALPLDPSYATVSSIPADHFSLCLSFSEQLINRGLLSSARKLFQRVVSNSSPVSDALSTVDFVTSRGLDLDLSTYAVLIKKLVQSGHLPLAYSFYSDYIIGRGIIPDSSIANSIVICLCKLGKLEEATILFDRLVTDNSCEKPAFNALVRLLCSQERFLDAFDYFIKMININVNLGCWYYNMLIDGLCQKGYLEEAIQMFDLMPERTESLPTLHLYKSLFYGLCKQGWVVEAESLFGKMESQGFFVDKTMYTSLINVYCKGRKMKMALRVYYRMLKMGCRPDSYTYNTLIHGFVKMGLFDYGWVLFNQMMEQGLQPSVVTFHVMISNYCREGKVDCASMLLNNMISKNLAPNAHCYTVLITSLCKENRIMEAEEFYERMLNGGLVPDHVLFFKLMKMYPKGYELDIAFMVLKAIALNGCGFDPLLLPVSANEELEQKIVILIEEILKSNLHLAKVAFNILISALCEQAQQDSALHFMDKMESLGCMPLLFTYNSLIKCLSQKSLFEDAESLLNRMQAQGIFPDQATCLIIINEHCKHGNLEPAFDILDQMEDRGMKPGVAIYDCIIGSLFRQKKVSEATAMFIRMLESGVDPDEIIYLTMINGFSNNGRVIEADQLFHEMIGAAIRPTSHSYTALISGLVKKNMTDKGCTYLEKMLDDGLVPNAVLYTSLISNFLQKREFEFAFRLVDLMDRNQIERDLIFYISLVSGFYRSISSRKRWFSMRRGSERAREKLFQLLHRQSLLPKEKNLRVSDSSPEAMKCFALKLIQKVKQTRFMPNLYLYNGIISGFCEADRMQDAYDHFELMQKEGVLPNQVTFTILMGGHIKAGEIDHAIGLFNKMNADGCTPDGIVYKILVNGLCQASRLLEALSLLHVMHKRGLIPSKEIAGSTYSI; from the exons ATGACGAATAAGAGAGTTCTTTCACGTCACCTCTTCTTCAAATCCAGAAGAGCAGTAACAACCTCAGCTGCTCTTCCATTAGACCCCTCCTACGCCACCGTTTCATCCATCCCCgctgaccatttttccctttgcCTCTCCTTCTCTGAGCAACTCATTAATCGTGGCTTACTATCCTCTGCTCGGAAACTCTTTCAGCGTGTCGTTTCTAACTCTTCTCCTGTCTCTGATGCATTATCAACCGTTGATTTCGTCACTTCCCGTGGCTTGGACCTTGATTTATCCACATACGCTGTTCTCATTAAGAAGCTTGTGCAATCAGGGCATCTCCCGTTGGCCTACTCTTTTTACTCCGATTATATTATTGGTAGAGGTATTATTCCTGACTCCTCTATTGCTAATTCTATAGTCATTTGTTTGTGTAAGTTAGGGAAGTTAGAGGAAGCTACAATTCTTTTTGATCGGCTTGTAACGGACAATTCTTGTGAAAAGCCTGCCTTTAATGCTCTCGTTAGGCTGCTATGCTCGCAAGAAAGATTTTTGGATGCATTTGAttactttattaaaatgattaatattaatgttaatttggGTTGCTGGTATTATAATATGTTGATTGATGGACTATGTCAGAAAGGGTATTTGGAAGAAGCGATTCAAATGTTTGATTTAATGCCTGAAAGAACAGAATCGTTACCTACGCTTCATTTGTACAAGTCTTTGTTTTATGGTCTTTGCAAACAAGGGTGGGTTGTGGAGGCTGAGTCTTTGTTTGGAAAAATGGAGTCGCAGGGTTTCTTTGTGGACAAGACGATGTACACTTCATTGATAAATGTATACTGTAAGGGTAGGAAGATGAAAATGGCCCTGAGAGTTTACTATAGGATGCTCAAGATGGGTTGTAGGCCGGATAGTTATACTTATAACACATTGATCCATGGGTTTGTTAAGATGGGTTTGTTTGATTACGGTTGGGTGTTATTCAACCAGATGATGGAACAGGGACTGCAGCCAAGTGTGGTCACTTTTCACGTTATGATAAGTAATTATTGCAGGGAAGGGAAGGTGGATTGTGCTTCTATGCTTCTGAATAACATGATTAGCAAGAATTTAGCTCCTAATGCCCACTGTTACACAGTTCTAATTACATCCTTATGTAAGGAGAATAGGATAATGGAAGCAGAGGAATTCTATGAAAGGATGCTGAATGGTGGTCTTGTTCCGGACCATGTTTTGTTCTTCAAACTTATGAAGATGTACCCTAAGGGGTATGAACTTGACATTGCTTTTATGGTTCTGAAGGCAATAGCTCTAAATGGGTGTGGATTTGATCCATTATTACTTCCGGTTTCTGCAAATGAAGAATTGGAGCAAAAGATTGTGATTCTGATTGAGGAGATCTTGAAAAGCAACTTGCATCTAGCCAAAGTTGCATTCAATATACTTATAAGTGCCCTTTGTGAGCAAGCACAACAGGATAGTGCTTTGCATTTCATGGATAAAATGGAGAGTCTAGGATGCATGCCTCTCCTTTTTACTTACAACTCCTTGATAAAGTGTCTTTCCCAGAAGAGTCTTTTTGAGGATGCTGAGTCCCTACTCAATCGTATGCAAGCTCAAGGTATCTTTCCAGATCAAGCAACCtgtttgataataataaatgaacACTGTAAACATGGGAATCTGGAACCAGCTTTTGATATCCTGGACCAAATGGAGGACAGAGGAATGAAACCTGGTGTTGCTATTTACGATTGCATAATAGGTTCTCTTTTCCGGCAAAAAAAGGTATCTGAAGCTACAGCTATGTTCATAAGGATGCTTGAGTCTGGGGTGGATCCTGATgagattatttatttaacaatgaTTAATGGCTTTTCAAATAATGGAAGAGTCATTGAAGCCGATCAGCTATTTCATGAAATGATAGGGGCTGCTATTAGGCCGACATCTCATTCTTACACCGCTCTGATTAGCGGGTTAGTCAAGAAAAACATGACTGATAAGGGATGCACGTATCTTGAAAAGATGTTGGATGATGGTCTTGTGCCTAATGCTGTACTGTACACCTCTCTCATCAGTAATTTCTTGCAGAAGAGAGAGTTTGAATTTGCTTTTAGATTAGTTGATTTGATGGACAGAAACCAGATTGAGCGTGACCTGATCTTCTATATTTCACTGGTCAGTGGTTTTTACAGAAGCATCAGCAGCAGGAAAAGATGGTTCTCTATGAGGAGAGGGTCTGAAAGAGCAAGAGAAAAATTGTTCCAACTGCTCCACCGTCAATCTCTACtgccaaaagaaaagaatttaagAGTTTCTGATAGTTCTCCTGAAGCTATGAAATGTTTTGCTTTGAAGCTTATTCAGAAGGTTAAACAAACAAGGTTTATGCCAAATTTGTACCTCTACAATGGCATAATTTCTGGATTTTGTGAGGCAGATAGGATGCAGGATGCATATGATCATTTTGAATTGATGCAAAAAGAAGGCGTACTTCCCAATCAAGTGACTTTTACCATACTTATGGGTGGACATATTAAAGCTGGTGAAATTGATCACGCCATAGgcttatttaataaaatgaatgcAGATGGTTGCACTCCAGATGGCATTGTGtacaaaattttagtaaatggCCTTTGCCAGGCTAGTAGATTACTTGAAGCGTTGTCACTTTTACATGTGATGCACAAGAGGGGGCTCATTCCTAGCAAGG AAATTGCGGGAAGCACGTATAGTATATGA
- the LOC105788607 gene encoding pentatricopeptide repeat-containing protein At5g62370 isoform X1 gives MTNKRVLSRHLFFKSRRAVTTSAALPLDPSYATVSSIPADHFSLCLSFSEQLINRGLLSSARKLFQRVVSNSSPVSDALSTVDFVTSRGLDLDLSTYAVLIKKLVQSGHLPLAYSFYSDYIIGRGIIPDSSIANSIVICLCKLGKLEEATILFDRLVTDNSCEKPAFNALVRLLCSQERFLDAFDYFIKMININVNLGCWYYNMLIDGLCQKGYLEEAIQMFDLMPERTESLPTLHLYKSLFYGLCKQGWVVEAESLFGKMESQGFFVDKTMYTSLINVYCKGRKMKMALRVYYRMLKMGCRPDSYTYNTLIHGFVKMGLFDYGWVLFNQMMEQGLQPSVVTFHVMISNYCREGKVDCASMLLNNMISKNLAPNAHCYTVLITSLCKENRIMEAEEFYERMLNGGLVPDHVLFFKLMKMYPKGYELDIAFMVLKAIALNGCGFDPLLLPVSANEELEQKIVILIEEILKSNLHLAKVAFNILISALCEQAQQDSALHFMDKMESLGCMPLLFTYNSLIKCLSQKSLFEDAESLLNRMQAQGIFPDQATCLIIINEHCKHGNLEPAFDILDQMEDRGMKPGVAIYDCIIGSLFRQKKVSEATAMFIRMLESGVDPDEIIYLTMINGFSNNGRVIEADQLFHEMIGAAIRPTSHSYTALISGLVKKNMTDKGCTYLEKMLDDGLVPNAVLYTSLISNFLQKREFEFAFRLVDLMDRNQIERDLIFYISLVSGFYRSISSRKRWFSMRRGSERAREKLFQLLHRQSLLPKEKNLRVSDSSPEAMKCFALKLIQKVKQTRFMPNLYLYNGIISGFCEADRMQDAYDHFELMQKEGVLPNQVTFTILMGGHIKAGEIDHAIGLFNKMNADGCTPDGIVYKILVNGLCQASRLLEALSLLHVMHKRGLIPSKGTYEIILQYFCASYLAIPAFKIFEEMLVCSPGPRLYYYNWLLCILCEQQKLREARIVYDSMIQSGKYPYKPTKSLFIKTFRK, from the coding sequence ATGACGAATAAGAGAGTTCTTTCACGTCACCTCTTCTTCAAATCCAGAAGAGCAGTAACAACCTCAGCTGCTCTTCCATTAGACCCCTCCTACGCCACCGTTTCATCCATCCCCgctgaccatttttccctttgcCTCTCCTTCTCTGAGCAACTCATTAATCGTGGCTTACTATCCTCTGCTCGGAAACTCTTTCAGCGTGTCGTTTCTAACTCTTCTCCTGTCTCTGATGCATTATCAACCGTTGATTTCGTCACTTCCCGTGGCTTGGACCTTGATTTATCCACATACGCTGTTCTCATTAAGAAGCTTGTGCAATCAGGGCATCTCCCGTTGGCCTACTCTTTTTACTCCGATTATATTATTGGTAGAGGTATTATTCCTGACTCCTCTATTGCTAATTCTATAGTCATTTGTTTGTGTAAGTTAGGGAAGTTAGAGGAAGCTACAATTCTTTTTGATCGGCTTGTAACGGACAATTCTTGTGAAAAGCCTGCCTTTAATGCTCTCGTTAGGCTGCTATGCTCGCAAGAAAGATTTTTGGATGCATTTGAttactttattaaaatgattaatattaatgttaatttggGTTGCTGGTATTATAATATGTTGATTGATGGACTATGTCAGAAAGGGTATTTGGAAGAAGCGATTCAAATGTTTGATTTAATGCCTGAAAGAACAGAATCGTTACCTACGCTTCATTTGTACAAGTCTTTGTTTTATGGTCTTTGCAAACAAGGGTGGGTTGTGGAGGCTGAGTCTTTGTTTGGAAAAATGGAGTCGCAGGGTTTCTTTGTGGACAAGACGATGTACACTTCATTGATAAATGTATACTGTAAGGGTAGGAAGATGAAAATGGCCCTGAGAGTTTACTATAGGATGCTCAAGATGGGTTGTAGGCCGGATAGTTATACTTATAACACATTGATCCATGGGTTTGTTAAGATGGGTTTGTTTGATTACGGTTGGGTGTTATTCAACCAGATGATGGAACAGGGACTGCAGCCAAGTGTGGTCACTTTTCACGTTATGATAAGTAATTATTGCAGGGAAGGGAAGGTGGATTGTGCTTCTATGCTTCTGAATAACATGATTAGCAAGAATTTAGCTCCTAATGCCCACTGTTACACAGTTCTAATTACATCCTTATGTAAGGAGAATAGGATAATGGAAGCAGAGGAATTCTATGAAAGGATGCTGAATGGTGGTCTTGTTCCGGACCATGTTTTGTTCTTCAAACTTATGAAGATGTACCCTAAGGGGTATGAACTTGACATTGCTTTTATGGTTCTGAAGGCAATAGCTCTAAATGGGTGTGGATTTGATCCATTATTACTTCCGGTTTCTGCAAATGAAGAATTGGAGCAAAAGATTGTGATTCTGATTGAGGAGATCTTGAAAAGCAACTTGCATCTAGCCAAAGTTGCATTCAATATACTTATAAGTGCCCTTTGTGAGCAAGCACAACAGGATAGTGCTTTGCATTTCATGGATAAAATGGAGAGTCTAGGATGCATGCCTCTCCTTTTTACTTACAACTCCTTGATAAAGTGTCTTTCCCAGAAGAGTCTTTTTGAGGATGCTGAGTCCCTACTCAATCGTATGCAAGCTCAAGGTATCTTTCCAGATCAAGCAACCtgtttgataataataaatgaacACTGTAAACATGGGAATCTGGAACCAGCTTTTGATATCCTGGACCAAATGGAGGACAGAGGAATGAAACCTGGTGTTGCTATTTACGATTGCATAATAGGTTCTCTTTTCCGGCAAAAAAAGGTATCTGAAGCTACAGCTATGTTCATAAGGATGCTTGAGTCTGGGGTGGATCCTGATgagattatttatttaacaatgaTTAATGGCTTTTCAAATAATGGAAGAGTCATTGAAGCCGATCAGCTATTTCATGAAATGATAGGGGCTGCTATTAGGCCGACATCTCATTCTTACACCGCTCTGATTAGCGGGTTAGTCAAGAAAAACATGACTGATAAGGGATGCACGTATCTTGAAAAGATGTTGGATGATGGTCTTGTGCCTAATGCTGTACTGTACACCTCTCTCATCAGTAATTTCTTGCAGAAGAGAGAGTTTGAATTTGCTTTTAGATTAGTTGATTTGATGGACAGAAACCAGATTGAGCGTGACCTGATCTTCTATATTTCACTGGTCAGTGGTTTTTACAGAAGCATCAGCAGCAGGAAAAGATGGTTCTCTATGAGGAGAGGGTCTGAAAGAGCAAGAGAAAAATTGTTCCAACTGCTCCACCGTCAATCTCTACtgccaaaagaaaagaatttaagAGTTTCTGATAGTTCTCCTGAAGCTATGAAATGTTTTGCTTTGAAGCTTATTCAGAAGGTTAAACAAACAAGGTTTATGCCAAATTTGTACCTCTACAATGGCATAATTTCTGGATTTTGTGAGGCAGATAGGATGCAGGATGCATATGATCATTTTGAATTGATGCAAAAAGAAGGCGTACTTCCCAATCAAGTGACTTTTACCATACTTATGGGTGGACATATTAAAGCTGGTGAAATTGATCACGCCATAGgcttatttaataaaatgaatgcAGATGGTTGCACTCCAGATGGCATTGTGtacaaaattttagtaaatggCCTTTGCCAGGCTAGTAGATTACTTGAAGCGTTGTCACTTTTACATGTGATGCACAAGAGGGGGCTCATTCCTAGCAAGGGTACTTATGAAATTATACTTCAGTATTTTTGTGCTAGTTATTTGGCCATCCCTGCATTCAAGATATTCGAAGAGATGCTTGTCTGTAGTCCAGGCCCACggttatattattataactGGTTGCTTTGTATCTTATGTGAACAACAGAAATTGCGGGAAGCACGTATAGTATATGATTCAATGATTCAAAGTGGCAAATATCCTTATAAGCCAACTAAAAGTCTCTTCATCAAAACATTTAGAAAATGA